One region of Mycobacteriales bacterium genomic DNA includes:
- a CDS encoding metalloregulator ArsR/SmtB family transcription factor, whose amino-acid sequence MDDEVFKALADPTRRSLLDELFRRDGQTLGELEARFAMTRFGVMKHLRQLEAAGLVVTRRRGREKLHFLNPVPIRLVHDRWVSKYSEPWVSTLSDLKTELEKTVEKVYEIYIRTTPERLWEAITDPEIRAKYTFGAAVVSDWTVGSRVEMGAARAAGPLGEGEVLEVDPPRRLVHTMTALWSDEVKAEGASRVTWEIEPVADSCKLVVTHDQLREGANDQLYGGWPMILSGLKTWLESGELLTTPGSLMYASGG is encoded by the coding sequence GTGGACGACGAGGTCTTCAAGGCGCTTGCGGACCCGACCCGCCGCAGCCTGCTCGACGAGCTGTTCCGGCGTGACGGGCAGACCCTCGGCGAGCTCGAGGCGCGCTTTGCGATGACCCGTTTCGGGGTGATGAAGCACCTTCGCCAGCTCGAGGCGGCCGGGCTCGTCGTCACCAGGCGCCGGGGCCGGGAAAAGCTGCACTTCCTCAACCCGGTGCCGATCCGGCTCGTCCACGACCGCTGGGTCAGCAAGTACTCCGAGCCGTGGGTCAGCACGTTGAGCGACCTCAAAACCGAACTGGAGAAGACCGTGGAGAAGGTTTACGAGATCTACATCCGTACGACGCCCGAGCGGCTCTGGGAGGCGATCACCGACCCTGAGATCAGGGCCAAGTACACCTTCGGAGCCGCTGTGGTGTCCGACTGGACGGTCGGTTCCCGCGTCGAGATGGGAGCGGCTCGAGCCGCCGGCCCGCTCGGCGAAGGCGAGGTGCTCGAGGTCGACCCACCACGCCGTCTGGTGCACACCATGACCGCGCTGTGGAGCGACGAGGTGAAGGCAGAAGGCGCCAGCCGGGTCACGTGGGAGATCGAGCCGGTCGCCGACTCGTGCAAGCTCGTGGTGACGCACGACCAGCTGCGGGAAGGCGCCAACGACCAGCTCTACGGCGGTTGGCCGATGATCCTCTCCGGCCTGAAGACCTGGCTGGAGTCCGGCGAGCTGCTCACGACGCCCGGCTCGCTGATGTACGCCAGCGGCGGCTAG
- a CDS encoding glycoside hydrolase family 3 C-terminal domain-containing protein, with amino-acid sequence MGGGLRDRLRGRVPGGAPGPGPRGIAAAAVTMAIAVTGCAAAPQVAAHKTTTVTNPTGTQPVAVESRAGGGSADAGSACTPKHFRLLPISVAARKARHLVGRMTLKQEVDLMHGVGYGSPAGTVGATAPIPGLKIPALNQEDGPGGIGDGDQGVTQLPAPIALAATFDPAAARCYGQVIGTEARGKGINLVYGPTVNLVRVPQWGRAFESFGEDPVLSGLIGRSVIDGIQRSGVMAQAKHFAVYNQEAKRNTPADDAIVAQRTLQEVYLKMWRLLLKADPSSVMCSYSTINGTAACQNKSLLTGFLRHQIGYQGFIGSDYGATHSTVRSVKAGLEQEQPETTYFASRLVHDVRDGTVARRLVDDAATRILTQMYRFRMFTDDPKPDAGRVVTDAAHAKVARRVAEESAVLLKNAGGTLPLAGTGSIAVIGPAAGTDTVSVGDGSATVASPGTVTPLAGIRAKAPSGTTVSYTAGLPADGDLTAIPAADLSPAFPSGGTTGKFSATLTAPTTGTYILGYTAATVYKGVTLTVDGKRLVDNPGTPPVSTYTTAVHFTAGGTHHLTISGPAGALTWATPDVVSPDISAAVSAAASASTAVVVVGDGQESEAAERASLDLPSAQNQLVRAVAAANPRTVVVVEAGAAVAMPWLAKVRAVLDQWDAGQTDGASLAAVLFGAVDPSGHLPVTFPISLSTTPVASPARYPGVHGKVHYTEGRNIGYRWWLDTHHTPLFPFGYGLSYTRFHYGTPKVSVHEATGHPVVTVRERVRNIGSVAGADVAQLYLAFPAAAHEPDRQLAAFHRVSLAPGHSATLTFHLHGVSLAYYSGDGWRIATGRFGVYVGDSAARAELSARAGFRITRGGRLS; translated from the coding sequence ATGGGCGGTGGTCTGCGCGACCGTCTGCGCGGTCGTGTGCCCGGCGGTGCGCCTGGGCCGGGTCCGCGTGGCATTGCCGCCGCCGCCGTCACGATGGCGATCGCCGTGACCGGTTGCGCGGCCGCGCCGCAGGTCGCTGCGCACAAGACGACCACGGTGACCAACCCCACCGGCACACAGCCGGTTGCTGTGGAGTCGCGCGCCGGCGGTGGTTCGGCCGACGCAGGGAGTGCGTGTACGCCGAAGCACTTCCGCTTGCTGCCGATCTCGGTGGCCGCGCGCAAAGCGCGGCATCTGGTCGGGCGGATGACGCTGAAGCAAGAGGTGGACCTCATGCACGGCGTCGGCTACGGCTCGCCGGCCGGCACAGTCGGTGCCACCGCACCCATTCCCGGGTTGAAGATCCCCGCTCTGAACCAGGAGGACGGGCCCGGGGGGATCGGCGACGGCGACCAGGGTGTCACCCAGCTGCCCGCGCCGATCGCGCTGGCGGCGACGTTCGATCCCGCCGCCGCGCGGTGCTACGGCCAGGTGATCGGGACGGAGGCGCGCGGCAAGGGCATCAACCTGGTCTACGGGCCGACGGTGAACCTCGTGCGGGTCCCGCAGTGGGGCCGCGCCTTCGAGAGCTTCGGTGAGGACCCGGTGCTCTCGGGGCTGATCGGGCGGTCCGTGATCGACGGCATCCAGCGCAGCGGTGTCATGGCGCAGGCCAAGCACTTCGCGGTCTACAACCAGGAAGCGAAGCGCAACACGCCGGCTGATGACGCGATCGTGGCGCAACGCACGTTGCAGGAGGTCTACCTCAAGATGTGGCGGCTGCTCCTCAAGGCAGACCCGTCCTCGGTGATGTGTTCGTACTCGACGATCAACGGGACTGCCGCGTGCCAGAACAAGTCGCTGCTGACCGGATTCCTCCGTCACCAGATCGGCTACCAGGGTTTCATCGGATCCGACTACGGAGCGACGCACTCGACGGTTCGGTCGGTCAAGGCGGGACTCGAGCAGGAACAACCGGAGACGACGTATTTCGCGTCGCGACTGGTGCATGACGTGCGCGACGGCACCGTCGCTCGCCGGCTGGTCGACGACGCGGCGACCCGCATCCTCACGCAGATGTACCGCTTCCGGATGTTCACCGACGACCCGAAGCCCGACGCCGGTCGCGTCGTCACCGATGCAGCGCACGCGAAGGTGGCGCGACGGGTTGCGGAGGAGAGCGCCGTCCTGCTCAAGAACGCGGGCGGCACCCTGCCGTTGGCCGGCACCGGCAGCATCGCCGTCATCGGGCCGGCCGCCGGCACCGACACCGTCTCGGTAGGGGACGGAAGTGCGACCGTCGCCTCACCGGGAACGGTGACGCCGCTCGCCGGGATCCGGGCGAAGGCGCCGAGCGGGACGACCGTCAGCTACACAGCCGGGCTGCCGGCGGACGGCGACCTGACCGCGATTCCGGCTGCCGACCTCTCGCCCGCGTTCCCGTCGGGCGGCACCACGGGGAAGTTCAGCGCAACCCTCACCGCTCCCACGACCGGCACCTACATCCTCGGTTACACCGCGGCCACCGTGTACAAGGGCGTGACGCTGACCGTCGACGGAAAGCGGCTGGTCGACAACCCGGGTACGCCGCCGGTGTCGACCTATACAACCGCTGTGCACTTCACGGCCGGCGGCACGCATCACCTCACGATCTCGGGTCCAGCCGGGGCACTGACCTGGGCGACACCCGATGTGGTGAGCCCGGACATCAGCGCTGCTGTATCGGCCGCCGCCTCGGCATCGACTGCGGTGGTGGTCGTCGGCGACGGCCAGGAGTCGGAAGCAGCCGAACGCGCGTCACTCGATCTCCCGTCCGCGCAGAACCAACTGGTACGAGCGGTTGCGGCCGCGAACCCGCGGACGGTGGTCGTGGTCGAAGCCGGCGCGGCCGTCGCGATGCCGTGGCTGGCGAAGGTTCGCGCGGTGCTCGACCAGTGGGACGCCGGACAGACCGATGGGGCTTCGCTTGCCGCAGTGCTGTTCGGGGCGGTCGACCCGTCCGGCCATCTGCCCGTGACCTTCCCCATCTCCCTGTCGACGACGCCGGTTGCTTCGCCGGCGCGCTACCCCGGTGTCCACGGAAAGGTGCACTACACGGAGGGTCGCAACATCGGCTACCGCTGGTGGCTCGACACTCACCACACACCACTCTTCCCGTTCGGCTACGGGCTGTCGTACACCCGTTTCCACTACGGCACGCCGAAGGTCAGCGTCCACGAAGCGACCGGCCATCCCGTCGTGACGGTGCGCGAGCGGGTGCGCAACATCGGTTCGGTGGCCGGTGCGGATGTCGCCCAGCTCTACCTCGCTTTCCCGGCCGCGGCGCACGAGCCGGACCGCCAGCTCGCGGCGTTTCACCGCGTGAGCCTCGCTCCCGGCCACAGCGCGACGCTTACCTTTCACCTGCACGGGGTCTCCCTCGCGTACTACTCGGGAGACGGCTGGCGGATCGCGACCGGACGGTTCGGGGTGTACGTCGGCGACTCTGCGGCTCGAGCCGAGCTCTCGGCGCGAGCCGGCTTCCGGATCACTCGCGGCGGACGGCTGTCCTAG
- a CDS encoding extracellular solute-binding protein yields MTRPSIRSLLVAALTVASLGLAAGCGSSSSGSSGRHGSITLYNGQHEQTTDALVAGFEKATGIQVNVRSDDEDVLDNEIVTEGSHSPADVIYTENTPALQFLQEHNLLAKVDASTLAHTPGQYNSANGDWVGVSARVSVLDYNPSLISASQLPKTALAMADPQYKGKLAIAPGETDFQPIVTSMMRRYGTARTKTWLEGLKANAGSNHEYPDNETIADEVNRGQVAFGLINQYYWYRLNAEVGASRNHSKIAYLAPRDPGYVLDVSGAAVLASSRHQSAAQRFVAYLTSKAGQEIIAHSISFEYPIASGVTTAQPETPFNQLQPNPINLEQLGDGRAAVALLKQVQLL; encoded by the coding sequence ATGACGCGGCCCTCCATCCGATCGCTGCTGGTCGCGGCACTCACCGTGGCGAGCCTGGGTCTCGCCGCCGGCTGCGGCTCGTCGAGCAGCGGTTCCTCCGGCCGGCACGGATCCATCACGCTGTACAACGGCCAGCACGAGCAGACCACGGACGCCCTCGTTGCGGGGTTCGAGAAGGCGACCGGCATCCAGGTCAACGTGCGAAGCGACGACGAGGACGTTCTCGACAACGAGATTGTGACCGAGGGCTCGCACTCACCTGCTGACGTGATCTACACCGAGAACACGCCCGCGCTGCAGTTTCTCCAGGAGCACAACCTGCTCGCGAAGGTCGATGCGTCGACGCTCGCGCACACCCCCGGCCAGTACAACTCCGCGAACGGCGACTGGGTCGGCGTCTCCGCCAGGGTCAGCGTGCTCGACTACAACCCCTCGCTGATCTCGGCGTCCCAGCTGCCGAAGACGGCGCTGGCGATGGCGGATCCGCAGTACAAGGGCAAGCTTGCGATCGCCCCCGGAGAGACCGACTTCCAGCCGATCGTGACCTCGATGATGCGCCGCTACGGCACTGCGCGGACCAAGACCTGGCTCGAAGGCCTGAAGGCGAACGCCGGCTCGAACCACGAGTATCCCGACAACGAGACCATCGCCGACGAGGTCAACCGGGGCCAGGTCGCTTTCGGTCTGATCAACCAGTACTACTGGTACCGCCTCAACGCCGAGGTCGGTGCGTCGCGCAACCACTCGAAGATCGCCTACCTCGCGCCCCGCGACCCCGGCTACGTGCTCGATGTCTCCGGCGCGGCGGTCCTGGCGTCGAGCCGGCATCAGTCAGCGGCCCAGCGCTTCGTCGCGTACCTCACCAGCAAGGCCGGCCAAGAGATCATCGCGCACAGCATCAGCTTCGAGTACCCGATCGCGTCCGGCGTCACGACCGCGCAGCCGGAGACGCCGTTCAACCAGCTGCAGCCCAATCCGATCAACCTCGAGCAGCTCGGCGACGGGCGGGCCGCGGTGGCACTGCTCAAGCAGGTCCAGCTGCTGTGA
- a CDS encoding iron ABC transporter permease: MSAATAPDLAAVSIRLRHLRRSSSPTLLALSLLVAAVLALPLVFLLILTDHSGAAAVRHLLLRDLTAQLLWNTVRLTVVVTALCAVLGTATAWCIERTNLPLRRLWAVLVVVPLAIPDFVVSFGWNSLSAKVSGFHGAVLVMTLAVYPLVHLPVAASLRNADPSQEEMSRSLGVGRLRTFWRVTIGQARGAILGGCLLVSLVLLAEYGAFEILGYRTFTTEIFTEFHVFDLPGACALSLVLVVLSIAVVAGERRVHRGGQVARVGAQAPRRLAPHRLGRATVPVVAGFVALVGLAIGVPVGAAVYWMVEGGVPMIAGVSLASATAHTAMYAAAAGLVATLAALPVALLSVRHSSRLATLLERSTFIVLAMPGVVTALAVSYFVERYAGGHLYQTPELLVLAYAILFFPLALVAVRASVLRAPAALDDVARSLGRGRVAVFLRVTVPLLAPGLAAAFCLVFLSVVTELTATLILIPTGVQTLATQFWAYQANLSYSQAAPFALLMMGIAAVPSVVLGRWFDRSL; the protein is encoded by the coding sequence GTGAGCGCAGCGACCGCACCGGACCTCGCGGCAGTGTCGATCCGGTTGCGCCACCTCCGCCGGTCCTCGTCGCCAACGCTCCTCGCGCTCAGCCTGCTGGTCGCGGCAGTCCTCGCCCTGCCGTTGGTCTTCCTGCTGATCCTCACCGACCACTCGGGCGCTGCCGCAGTGCGGCACCTGTTGCTGCGCGATCTCACGGCGCAGCTGCTCTGGAACACCGTCCGGCTGACCGTGGTGGTCACTGCGCTGTGCGCAGTCCTCGGTACGGCGACCGCGTGGTGCATCGAACGCACGAACCTGCCACTCCGCCGGCTGTGGGCGGTGCTCGTCGTCGTACCACTCGCGATTCCGGACTTCGTCGTCAGCTTCGGCTGGAACTCCCTGTCCGCAAAGGTTTCGGGCTTCCACGGCGCCGTGCTGGTGATGACGCTCGCCGTATATCCCCTGGTTCATCTCCCGGTGGCCGCAAGCCTGCGCAACGCCGACCCGTCGCAGGAGGAGATGTCGCGGAGTCTCGGGGTGGGCCGGTTGCGGACCTTCTGGCGGGTCACGATCGGCCAGGCGCGAGGCGCGATCCTCGGCGGCTGCCTGCTCGTGTCGCTCGTGCTGCTCGCCGAGTACGGCGCATTCGAGATCCTCGGCTACCGCACCTTCACCACCGAGATCTTCACCGAGTTCCACGTGTTCGACCTGCCGGGAGCCTGCGCGCTGTCACTCGTCCTGGTCGTCCTGAGCATCGCCGTAGTCGCGGGAGAACGCCGGGTCCACCGCGGCGGTCAGGTGGCGAGGGTCGGCGCGCAGGCACCGCGACGACTGGCACCGCACCGGCTCGGCCGGGCGACCGTGCCCGTCGTCGCCGGGTTCGTCGCCCTGGTCGGGTTGGCGATCGGAGTGCCGGTCGGCGCAGCCGTCTACTGGATGGTCGAAGGCGGAGTGCCGATGATCGCCGGCGTGTCGCTCGCGAGCGCTACGGCGCACACCGCGATGTACGCCGCGGCAGCCGGACTGGTCGCAACCCTTGCGGCGCTCCCGGTCGCCCTGCTGTCCGTTCGGCACTCGAGCCGGCTCGCGACGCTGCTCGAGCGCAGCACCTTCATCGTGCTCGCGATGCCGGGCGTCGTCACCGCGCTCGCGGTGTCGTACTTCGTCGAGCGATACGCCGGCGGCCATCTCTACCAGACGCCCGAGCTGCTCGTGCTCGCCTACGCGATCCTGTTCTTCCCGCTCGCGCTGGTCGCTGTTCGCGCATCGGTGCTGCGAGCGCCGGCCGCACTCGATGACGTTGCTCGATCGCTCGGCCGCGGCCGGGTGGCGGTCTTCCTGCGCGTCACCGTGCCCCTGCTCGCGCCCGGGCTGGCGGCGGCCTTCTGCCTGGTGTTCCTGTCCGTCGTGACGGAGCTGACCGCGACGCTCATCCTGATCCCTACCGGCGTACAGACCCTGGCCACGCAGTTCTGGGCGTACCAGGCGAACCTCTCCTACAGCCAGGCCGCACCGTTCGCGTTGCTGATGATGGGTATTGCCGCGGTGCCGAGCGTCGTTCTCGGCCGTTGGTTCGACCGTAGTCTGTGA